The genomic window GTCTAAGAAGGCACTATAAAGGAGAACTACTGCAATTGCTAGATATCAATCTGGATATTCAATACGAAAGGACAGGAGAAGTATTAATTATTATGCAGAGACAAAAACCACTGCTTTCCAACACGAGGTATTCTTATCATGCAATATTCAGCGACATCTGCAAGACGCGTTTCAGTCATTTGGTAACCAGATTATTCTTCGTTACTACGTTGCTACAAACACTTCTCATTACTATCTTGTCTAGTCCTCAGTCGTTTGCATGGGAGAGagttcttttatttttcccaAGGTTTCTATTCATTTATATTGTATCCATAAGCATTATAATCacaaggaaaaattatttacaCGTTGAATCCATTGGATATTCTAATTGGTATACTACTATATTTGGGCAATTGTGCTCAACTAGATTCGTTGTGTACCAATTTATTTACTGCGTGGGTACATTTGCCATTGCTCTGGCATTGGGAGATTGTTTCCAAATTTCCTCTTTATCAAGAAACTCTGCCTCATTACATAAACTATACGTTTGGTTACTCATTCCAACATTGTACAATTTACAGCATAATATATTTGACCAGgataaaatttcatttcCCTTTGAAAgtcaaattcaattacCTCAGCAATATATCAGTAGGAGTTTACGTCATCTGGTTATCAAATCATTGATAATGACTATAACTTTGCCTATAATGGTCCCAATTTTATCTTTGATTTTACCGTTTAATATTGTTCCAAGAGGTCTAATACTGATTGGTTtcatttccaatttaaaGTTAGCAATATTATCGTTCTGGATTTTTatgaattttgaatttatcaacGTTGCATTTTCTGCTCATATGTCAATTGGATGTTTACATAAGGGTAAaccaatttcatcattgtcTCCAAATTCCATGGAAATTTTGTTAGATGGCTTAAGTTCCAAGAGGGCATTTACAAAATTAACTGCATTCCAAGAATTAGCATACAGAGCTACTTCAAGTGATAGTTCGTTAAGGTTACCATTGTATAAACctaattttaaagattcAAATCTATGGCCATTAATATTAAGAGAATGTTTATTGGTAATTCAAAATACAAATGAATCTGTTACTGGTTATCTAAGAAATATCGAAATTCAATCTAGTGTGAATCAACCAAAGACCATGTTGGCCACTAGTAATAGTAATCTTGGTGATAAGTCATTATTTGATAGGCAAAGgcaagaagaaataataagaaatgaaatgataTTTGGTAATGCTCCATCACCAAACATGCTTAAATACGAATCATTACAAAATGTACCAATGCCACTTCCATCAAGAATGGCAACTACATCATCCCGTCACCGTATGCCATTAAGAGATGAGAATGTTTTATTGACACCTCCACCAGCACATGGTTCAAGGGGACGTCGTTTCcaaccatcatcatcaccgTCGATTTATCAACGTAGTCCATCAAACGTACCCACACATCCTTTCAATGAACCGATCTTAACACATAGTACAGGACTTACAAGATTCTTCCATTTCATTGTCAATACTatcaaatcatcattaagttcatttttcttcccATCAATCACAccatcatcctcatcatcatctaatgcAGAGAAGACGATACCGcatttatcatttttcagCATGTTTTGCACatcaaagaagaatgaAGCAGACAAATTAGTCCCATTACCAATTTGTCATGCTGAAAGTGTGATATCATTGATGgctttattaattaattcacTAGATGAATCACCAAGGGGTCCCGTTATTGCTTCTGTCGGTGACGTCTTAAGATCATTACAGTTATCTATTAATTGTTTAGGGAAGTTTACTGAATGGGAACCATCACCTTTTAAAGATGTAACGGCTATATATTCTGAAGGGGAAGAGCAAGAGcaaaaaatcaaagaagaagttgatgTTATTTCTGTGCTTTATAATTTGTCGATTAGTGCATTTTTGGAGATTGTATTGAAATAcgatgatttattaaaggATGTCAATTTGGATGAGGACGTAGTTAAGTTGACAAGATGGGTTCTTGAGATGTGTAATAACAGTACCTTCTTGGCACCTAGCAATGAAGAACTGTGATTCGCTAACATCATAGTAATCATTATCATACAAGTTATGAGAAAGGTATGCACATAAAActgaaatcaaattaacAAGATATCATAGGTAAGATTTGAGAGAGAATAAAGGCCATGGATAAGTACCAGTATGTATCTGTGTGTATAACTTGAATGAATTCTCACTGTTGAATTGTATACTAAAAATGTTATtagttttcaaaaatacaaaatattACAATAAGGCgaggaaaaataatacattgtaatataatatctgTTAGATAATGTTTAAGGGGCCGAATTGTCAAGACCTTTTAATGTGGATGTTAAGTAAACATATATACCTTTAGGTTGGTCAAGAAGTAGCTTAATATATCAAAGTATAAGTATAAGGAATTGAACAGAatcatacatatatattatactgCAAGATGTCCAGTATACCATCAAGTTTTGATCCGAAAAGGGGAGAGGCCCTTGAATTAGAGGAAATGCCTATTTGGGATAAGATTGTTTTCCATTGTAAAAGGGAACCGTTAGTGCCCATTGGAGCATTATTAACCACTGGGGCAGTTATATTAGCTGCTCAAAATGTTAGAATCGGTAATCAAGTGAGAGCTCAACATTATTTCCGTTGGCGTGTAGGTTTACAGGGTGCCACTTTGGTCGCTTTAGTGACAGGGTCCTATTTGTATGGGACTACTTCTGCCAAGGCAATTAAGAGTAAAGAAGATGAGTTGAAAGAGAAGGCAAAGAGAAGAGAACAATTATGGATTCAAGAATTAGAGAGAAGAGATCAAGAGATCAAAGATCGTAGGTTGAAAGCAGAAGTGGCAAGAAAGAAAACGGTAGAGAGTGAAGAATCAATTAAGGATTTGGAAACAGAATTGGCTGATCTTGAGAGCAAACTTCATGGATCTTCTACTGGAAAGTGATTTCTGAatttttttacttctttatttatttatttttctacCTATACTTTTGTAAATAGACCACCCTAAAGGCAAATTGGCACCAAAAAGACGACTTATTATGGAAATAGCTCTATCTTCAATTCACTGGAAATATCTAATTCAGTAGGATACATCTATAGTATAGCAATTGTCAGTAGAGAGACTTAACAGAAGTTGTCAACCGTTATCTTTTAAGGTGATCTGGTTCTCTCTATATAATTAAGAACAGCGCGGCAATTATAGTAATagcaatatatatatatgtataattATAACTTCAAATGATAACTGCATAAGGTGGAGGTTGTTTTCAACTAGCATACACCAGATATTATTTCCTCCTAAAAGTAACTATTACTAACagtaacaataaaaaacaaCTAAAAAATGGAGTGTATAATAGAACCTCCGGTACATGTATTTATTACTTCAACGAATTTGGAATGGATTCCAGACGGAGAACCCATTAACATAAATATTCATCCAAAAACACCACTATATCGTGTATTGCAATATGTTCATTCTCGATTACCTATACAGTTAGGTCCTATCACAAACTattgtttgaaatataatgaagaagaagtagaTCTAAGTCAGTTATGTGACACTTTTATTAATGAAGGAAACAGCGGACGACCTTCAGCAACCCCtaacgataataatacacTGTTTTTCCAATTCGAAAAGACTGAAAATGAACCACATAGCTCCATCAATTTGAACTACGACCGGATTTTGGAATTCAAGAAGATTGATCTCATCTTGAagataaattcattatcgaGAGATAAATTCGTCACTGTCGTTGCCAAAAATTCACCCA from Naumovozyma dairenensis CBS 421 chromosome 3, complete genome includes these protein-coding regions:
- the NDC1 gene encoding Ndc1p (similar to Saccharomyces cerevisiae NDC1 (YML031W); ancestral locus Anc_5.574) gives rise to the protein MAKANLHSTLFKLWRSVKLFMFLLTFAIRIIEEFYFPCNSSFMKKTLMISSHSLRRHYKGELLQLLDINLDIQYERTGEVLIIMQRQKPLLSNTRYSYHAIFSDICKTRFSHLVTRLFFVTTLLQTLLITILSSPQSFAWERVLLFFPRFLFIYIVSISIIITRKNYLHVESIGYSNWYTTIFGQLCSTRFVVYQFIYCVGTFAIALALGDCFQISSLSRNSASLHKLYVWLLIPTLYNLQHNIFDQDKISFPFESQIQLPQQYISRSLRHLVIKSLIMTITLPIMVPILSLILPFNIVPRGLILIGFISNLKLAILSFWIFMNFEFINVAFSAHMSIGCLHKGKPISSLSPNSMEILLDGLSSKRAFTKLTAFQELAYRATSSDSSLRLPLYKPNFKDSNLWPLILRECLLVIQNTNESVTGYLRNIEIQSSVNQPKTMLATSNSNLGDKSLFDRQRQEEIIRNEMIFGNAPSPNMLKYESLQNVPMPLPSRMATTSSRHRMPLRDENVLLTPPPAHGSRGRRFQPSSSPSIYQRSPSNVPTHPFNEPILTHSTGLTRFFHFIVNTIKSSLSSFFFPSITPSSSSSSNAEKTIPHLSFFSMFCTSKKNEADKLVPLPICHAESVISLMALLINSLDESPRGPVIASVGDVLRSLQLSINCLGKFTEWEPSPFKDVTAIYSEGEEQEQKIKEEVDVISVLYNLSISAFLEIVLKYDDLLKDVNLDEDVVKLTRWVLEMCNNSTFLAPSNEEL
- the RCF1 gene encoding respiratory supercomplex assembly factor RCF1 (similar to Saccharomyces cerevisiae YML030W; ancestral locus Anc_5.571), with protein sequence MSSIPSSFDPKRGEALELEEMPIWDKIVFHCKREPLVPIGALLTTGAVILAAQNVRIGNQVRAQHYFRWRVGLQGATLVALVTGSYLYGTTSAKAIKSKEDELKEKAKRREQLWIQELERRDQEIKDRRLKAEVARKKTVESEESIKDLETELADLESKLHGSSTGK